From the genome of Atribacterota bacterium:
TTTACCAGTACCGGCTGATACCACCGGTAACCTTTGCCGGATATATGAAGAAAAGGATTAAATGGGGGCTTTGGGTGTATTGGAGAAAACTGTATGGGAATCATAGTGGGAAATAAAGTTTTTAGTTGTCAGTTCATTTTGTAAAGAACAACCAATAAGCTCTTCTTATATTATGACTATATTTTTGCTCTCTACGATCGACTACCGACACACGACAAACGACTATCGACTAGCAACGTATGACTTTTTTAATTATGGGGGATTGAATGAATTATCATGACTTAGAAAATCACTTACTAAATATTGTTATTGAGGAATGCTTAAGTAAGCTTGCTTGGCAGGAACGGAAGATTATTTTGCTCTATTACTGGTGTGGGTATCGAGATGCGGAAATTGGAAATATGCTGGGTAAATCCCAGCAAATAATTAACTACAGGCGTAACCAGGCTTTAAAAAAGATTAAACAAACATACTTAAAGGGATTCCTTCCTCCTGAACAATCTTAAAATATTATGGATAGTTAAAGCTAACAATATGATAATAATTAGTGCAGAAATCTTCTCTGGGTAATATTACCAATTACGTCAGACTGCAGGTAACAATTTGTCTATTTATTAGCAGTAGATAGAAAGATTTCCTGATAGGCCAGGGCGATCTGGGCAGCTATGCAGGCATTATGTTTTAATAGTTCTATGTTTGCTTTTAAACTTCTTCCATCACTAAGATCTTTTATTTTATTGAGCAAATAAGGAGTAAGTTTTTTACCTTTAATATTATC
Proteins encoded in this window:
- a CDS encoding sigma factor-like helix-turn-helix DNA-binding protein; this encodes MNYHDLENHLLNIVIEECLSKLAWQERKIILLYYWCGYRDAEIGNMLGKSQQIINYRRNQALKKIKQTYLKGFLPPEQS